From one Sciurus carolinensis chromosome 9, mSciCar1.2, whole genome shotgun sequence genomic stretch:
- the Gnai2 gene encoding guanine nucleotide-binding protein G(i) subunit alpha-2: MGCTVSAEDKAAAERSKMIDKNLREDGEKAAREVKLLLLGAGESGKSTIVKQMKIIHEDGYSEEECRQYRAVVYSNTIQSIMAIVKAMGNLQIDFADPHRADDARQLFALSCAAEEQGMLPEDLSGVIRRLWADQGVQACFGRSREYQLNDSAAYYLNDLERIAQSDYIPTQQDVLRTRVKTTGIVETHFTFKDLHFKMFDVGGQRSERKKWIHCFEGVTAIIFCVALSAYDLVLAEDEEMNRMHESMKLFDSICNNKWFTDTSIILFLNKKDLFEEKITHSSLTICFPEYTGANKYDEAASYIQSKFEDLNKRKDTKEIYTHFTCATDTKNVQFVFDAVTDVIIKNNLKDCGLF, encoded by the exons ATGGGCTGTACCGTGAGCGCCGAGGACAAGGCGGCGGCCGAGCGCTCTAAGATGATCGATAAGAACCTGCGGGAGGATGGCGAGAAGGCGGCACGGGAGGTGAAGTTGCTGCTGTTAG GTGCCGGGGAGTCAGGGAAGAGCACCATCGTCAAGCAGATGAA GATCATCCATGAGGATGGCTACTCAGAGGAGGAATGCCGGCAGTACCGGGCAGTTGTCTACAGCAACACCATCCAGTCCATCATGGCCATCGTCAAGGCCATGGGCAACCTGCAGATTGACTTTGCTGACCCCCACCGTGCG GATGATGCCAGGCAGCTGTTTGCACTGTCTTGCGCTGCCGAGGAACAGGGCATGCTCCCAGAGGACCTGTCCGGTGTCATCCGGAGGCTCTGGGCTGACCAAGGTGTGCAGGCCTGCTTTGGCCGCTCGCGGGAGTACCAGCTCAACGACTCAGCAGCCTA CTACCTGAATGACCTGGAGCGCATTGCGCAGAGTGACTACATTCCAACACAGCAGGATGTGTTGCGGACCCGTGTGAAGACCACGGGTATTGTGGAAACACACTTCACCTTCAAGGACCTACATTTCAA GATGTTTGATGTGGGTGGTCAGCGGTCTGAGCGGAAGAAGTGGATCCACTGTTTCGAGGGCGTCACAGCCATCATCTTCTGCGTAGCCTTGAGCGCCTATGATTTGGTGCTAGCTGAGGATGAGGAGATG AACCGCATGCATGAGAGCATGAAGCTGTTTGACAGCATCTGCAACAACAAGTGGTTCACGGACACATCTATCATCCTCTTCCTCAACAAGAAGGATCTGTTTGAGGAGAAGATCACACACAGCTCTCTGACCATCTGCTTCCCTGAGTACACAG GGGCCAACAAGTATGATGAAGCAGCCAGCTACATCCAGAGTAAGTTTGAGGACCTGAATAAGCGCAAAGACACCAAGGAGATCTACACACACTTCACGTGCGCCACCGACACCAAGAACGTGCAGTTCGTGTTTGACGCTGTCACCGATGTCATCATCAAAAACAACCTGAAGGACTGCGGCCTCTTCTGA